The following are encoded in a window of Candidatus Schekmanbacteria bacterium genomic DNA:
- a CDS encoding glycosyltransferase — MIEKTEICGLRFSNAGIERMLDETVKLFFDDRKHMIFPANVESIMLAEKDPFLKEIYNKSTLLLADGMPIIWASKILKRPIVEKISGPDFLPMMLRKFSPLNKSVFFLGGEKGVAERACQNLCKKIKNLKIAGTMHGFFRKEGVENETVVKRINSTGASLLVVAFGTPLQEKWIFNNIEKLDIKVAIGVGAAIDFISGEKKRAPRWMSNSGLEWFHRLINEPSRLWRRYLLRDSLFPLLLIRNKLKNK; from the coding sequence ATGATAGAGAAAACAGAAATTTGTGGATTAAGATTTTCTAATGCAGGAATTGAAAGAATGCTGGATGAAACTGTGAAACTGTTTTTCGATGATAGGAAGCATATGATTTTTCCTGCTAATGTAGAATCGATAATGTTGGCTGAAAAGGACCCTTTTTTAAAAGAAATATATAATAAGTCTACTCTATTGTTGGCTGATGGAATGCCTATTATATGGGCTTCTAAAATATTAAAAAGACCTATTGTTGAAAAGATATCAGGGCCTGATTTTTTGCCTATGATGCTTCGCAAATTTTCTCCTCTAAATAAGAGTGTTTTCTTTTTAGGTGGTGAAAAGGGTGTTGCTGAAAGAGCGTGCCAAAATCTTTGTAAGAAAATAAAAAATTTAAAGATAGCAGGAACTATGCACGGTTTTTTCAGGAAAGAAGGAGTTGAAAACGAAACGGTTGTCAAAAGAATAAACTCCACAGGTGCATCTTTGTTGGTGGTAGCATTTGGGACTCCTTTACAAGAAAAATGGATATTCAATAATATTGAGAAGTTGGATATTAAGGTTGCGATTGGAGTGGGTGCGGCAATAGATTTTATTTCGGGAGAAAAGAAACGTGCTCCTCGATGGATGTCAAATTCAGGATTAGAATGGTTTCATAGATTGATAAATGAGCCATCGAGATTATGGAGGAGGTATCTTTTGAGGGATTCTTTATTCCCTTTATTGTTAATTAGAAATAAATTAAAAAACAAATAA